The window GAGGCTTCCCAAAtttttgattttgttttTAATTTTTGCATAATCAGCAGCCAGGATGTTTTCTCTTAGACGGATGCTGCCGATTCTCTTGCTGGGGGAGCTTGTCGTGGCGAACTTTGCATGTCTCGGTCCGCAATGGTGCGAGCCAGGTAAGGTGGCAGTGCGGAAAGAATGGTTTGTATACCCTCACTCCCTCTGGTCTTGTCTTGTGCTGATGATGGCGAATATTGTATCAGGAGTGAAATGATCGCCGCAGAACGGATAGACTATACCAGCGCAGTCGTGTGTCTGCACCACAAACCAGCCCAGCTGCCCAGCGCAGAATTCCCCGGCGTCAAAAGCCGACTCGATGATTTCGTGGCGTGCGTATACGATTAAATCGTCCTTTGCATGTTAGCTGATACGTAGTAACGATAGCACGCACATCAATTACACCCTCCGTGTCCATTACGACGGACTCTTCCTGCCCTGGCACCGGCGCTATCTCTGGCTCTGGGAGCGGGCACTGCGCGAGGAATGCGGATATAGAGGGCAACTGCCGTGAGTCTTTCTAGCCTCAGGACCCAATCAGCCGTCCCTAACCACGCCGACAGATACTGGAACTGGCCACTATGGGACAACAACCTCTCTGCCAGCCCACTCTTCGACGGCAGCGAAACCTCCCTCTCGGGCGACGGGGAATACGATCCGAATGAGCAACCCATCACAAACGGCAACCTCACCATCCCGCGAGGCACAGGCGGCGGCTGTGTACGCCACGGCCCATTCAAGGATATCGAACTACACTTAGGACCCTTCTCGCGCACGCTCACATCCTTCACGGACATCCCCTCCCCAGGATTCGCATACAACCCTCGCTGCTTCAGCCGCAGTCTCAACGACTGGGTAGCGAGCCGGTACACGAACAGGACGATCGTCGACACTTTGCTCGCCTCCAAGGATATCAATGAGTTTCTCACCGTCGTCGACCACTGGCCGCCGCGGATGGACGGGGTCTTCGGTgtccacggcggcggccaCTTTAGTCTCGGCGGAACCATGCAGGATCTCTTCGCCTCGCCGCAGGAGCCGGCTTTTTTTCTACATCATGCTATGATCGATCGCGTGTGGAGTATTTGGCAGGACCGGGATGAGGAGACACGGCGGTATGCACTCAACGGGACGGGGGTGATTCTGAATCCGCCAAGTGCACCTCTCGTCACCTTGGATACGGTGATGGAGTTTGGGGTTTTGGATCAGCCGCGCTCGGTTAGGGAGGTTATGAGTCCGGTGGAAGGTGGACTTTGTTATACATACACTTAGCTGGCAGGTCGTACATCATTAGGCACCAGGCACATTCGCCGAGTGAGACAAATggatgcgatgatgatgacacgACTTCGATGTTGGGTGATTCTGGGCCAATCAGTGGTGCGAGTGAGTATCCACGGTTGTGAGGCGGGTGGGACCGAGCAGGAGATCCTGGGTTGTTCTGAAAGCGTCAGTgaaaataataatcatcatggccagtgCATTTCATGTCCAGGGCGGCCAACGTCTTTCCTCTCGTGGAGCACTTGAAGGACAATATCTAGACACTCAGTCTCAAGCTTACCGATCAACGAATTGGATACCTCGAGAGCATCAAGCCTTTCTCCCCTGGCTTCTCGCACAACTTCATCCCCGCAGCTCCAAACATCAGGGCAATCTTTCCTAATTGCGCGTACGAACGCGATCAAGTCATTGGCCTTGGCGTTCTTTGCAATATTGGTGGAGTTGATAGTAAGCTGAACGAATCTGTCGGTATTGTCAAGCCACTCTACTTTTGCAACGAGTTCTTCCTTGTAGAGTTGTACCTATTCCGAACCGACAGCCACTCTCCAGCCGAGTTTCACACTGATGCAGCAGGCAAGGTTGAGAAGTCCGACACCTCATTGGTTGGCCACTGTACCAAaaataatcatcatcgaggTACTGCGTTAGTCCCGAAATGGCCAACCCAAGCTCTGATCGGCACTTCGGGCCTGAAGGCTCCACTGCCAATCCGGAATCTTGCTGGTTTTCTGGTTTTCATCGCTGCTCTTTCTATTTCCGTGtctcacctcttcttctttttcttttcgtcttccctttcttcttccttttctccctttcttctACCCCTTCCGCCGGAGATTGTTAACATCCACACCCACCATGCTGCGCATCAACATTCTTCAGATCTTCCTCTCGTTGATCGGCCTTCTCACACTGGTCTCGGCAGATCAGGCCCCCACCCCGACCACCGACGACCTCACCCACCGTGAGGCCATCCAGGAACTGCTcgccaacatcaacaaggaCTCCGTCCACAATACCCTGCAGACCTTGTCGGAGAAATTTCGCGAGGGCATCTTCCCCAATGACcaggctgcggcggaggCGATCCGCGAAGATGACGAGAGCCTCTCGGACCGCCTGATGAACCTCGTCAAGAGGGATGGCAAAAACAACACTGCTCACTCCGGCAATGCCTCAACCACTTCTCCGTCGCAGGCTAGTACCACGGattcaaccaccaccatcactACCACGGAGTCCTCGTCCAagcccaccaccaccaccactaccacggattcaacaacaacaacaaccaccaccaccaccactaccactaCTACTTCTCCTactcccactcccactccgaccactaccaccacgactaccaccacctcaTCAACCCCCGAGACTACATCTACTACAACCAGCACGGTGCCTACGACAACCCCCTCGTCCCCCCCAtcttccaccaccccccCGTCGACGttctccacctcgtccagctcgcccacctcatccagctcttcggtctcctcaaccacctccacccccagtgcatccacctccacctACCAAAGCACAACCACCCTGCCCGACGGCAGTATCAGCACCGTCACCGCCACCACCGTCGTGCACCCGAGTGCGACCGACTCCACTGCGACGGGCACCAAGCCAGCCCCCGGTCTGCAGACGGGCGCTGCAGCCCTGACGACCGGCTTGACTCGCGAGGTGATTGCCATGGTCGGCGGCGCTGTCGTGGTCGCCATGGCTCTGTAATTGCGATGGTCATGTCGTCTGTCTCTCTTCACATCCTGGAATTGGCGTGTTGACGAGGCATCCTTCGCATCTGTTTTGATTATTTCCACTAGCgtgttgttgttttttttttttttcctgcACATCGCAGCGCAGCAACGGTCCTTTTGCATCTCTTCATGACTCACGTCATCTCACGATCCTTACGCACGAACCACGAGTTTCCTACTTctgtctctcctttctcgaGGCATTTCCCATCGGCTGGCAGCGATTTCTGGTCTTTTTCGGTGATGCGGATCTGCCATTTGTACCACCGACATAGTTATCATATCTTCATGTGAATTAGTTAGATCTTATGGACATACCAGAACACTTGGTTCCTGAATATCTGGCGTAGACATGTGCATTCATTATATTCCACTAAATGCAAGggtatgtatgtatgt of the Penicillium psychrofluorescens genome assembly, chromosome: 1 genome contains:
- a CDS encoding uncharacterized protein (ID:PFLUO_000617-T1.cds;~source:funannotate), with the protein product MVRARSEMIAAERIDYTSAVVCLHHKPAQLPSAEFPGVKSRLDDFVATHINYTLRVHYDGLFLPWHRRYLWLWERALREECGYRGQLPYWNWPLWDNNLSASPLFDGSETSLSGDGEYDPNEQPITNGNLTIPRGTGGGCVRHGPFKDIELHLGPFSRTLTSFTDIPSPGFAYNPRCFSRSLNDWVASRYTNRTIVDTLLASKDINEFLTVVDHWPPRMDGVFGVHGGGHFSLGGTMQDLFASPQEPAFFLHHAMIDRVWSIWQDRDEETRRYALNGTGVILNPPSAPLVTLDTVMEFGVLDQPRSVREVMSPVEGGLCYTYT
- a CDS encoding uncharacterized protein (ID:PFLUO_000618-T1.cds;~source:funannotate): MLRINILQIFLSLIGLLTLVSADQAPTPTTDDLTHREAIQELLANINKDSVHNTLQTLSEKFREGIFPNDQAAAEAIREDDESLSDRLMNLVKRDGKNNTAHSGNASTTSPSQASTTDSTTTITTTESSSKPTTTTTTTDSTTTTTTTTTTTTTTSPTPTPTPTTTTTTTTTSSTPETTSTTTSTVPTTTPSSPPSSTTPPSTFSTSSSSPTSSSSSVSSTTSTPSASTSTYQSTTTLPDGSISTVTATTVVHPSATDSTATGTKPAPGLQTGAAALTTGLTREVIAMVGGAVVVAMAL